From the genome of Excalfactoria chinensis isolate bCotChi1 chromosome 14, bCotChi1.hap2, whole genome shotgun sequence, one region includes:
- the LOC140258726 gene encoding noggin-2-like produces the protein MTAIGALLLCSCLGLLRPGAGQPFLRLRPSPSDNLPVKDIVEHPDPEYDPKEQDLDERTLRKKLGSHFDPGFMAVAVPGPANASAGAEAAAGRARAAELRRLERGGPRLRVGKKARRKVLQWLWAYTYCPVLYTWKDLGVRFWPRYIKEGNCFAEKSCSLPEGMFCKPVKSVTKTFLRWHCQGWSSQKYCTWIPVQYPLISECKCSC, from the coding sequence ATGACGGCCATCGGGGcgctcctgctctgctcctgcctggggctgctgcgGCCGGGCGCCGGGCAGCCCTTCCTGCGGCTGCGGCCCTCGCCCAGCGACAACCTGCCGGTGAAGGACATCGTGGAGCACCCGGACCCCGAGTACGACCCGAAGGAGCAGGACCTGGACGAGCGGACTCTGCGCAAGAAGCTGGGCAGCCATTTCGACCCCGGCTTCATGGCCGTGGCCGTGCCGGGCCCCGCCAACGCCTCCGCGGGCGccgaggcggcggcggggcgggcgcgggCGGCGGAGCTGCGGCGGCTGGAGCGGGGCGGGCCGCGGCTGCGGGTGGGCAAGAAGGCGCGGCGGAAGGTGCTGCAGTGGCTCTGGGCGTACACCTACTGCCCCGTGCTCTACACCTGGAAGGACCTGGGCGTCCGCTTCTGGCCGCGCTACATCAAGGAGGGCAACTGCTTCGCCGAGAAGTCCTGCTCGCTGCCCGAGGGCATGTTCTGCAAGCCCGTCAAGTCGGTCACCAAGACGTTCCTCCGCTGGCACTGCCAGGGCTGGTCCAGCCAGAAGTACTGCACCTGGATCCCCGTGCAGTACCCGCTCATCTCCGAGTGCAAGTGCTCCTGTTAG